Genomic window (Wenzhouxiangella marina):
CGAGCGAAGCTGGCCTGCGCGGACGGATTCGGCCAGGCGCCGGGCGGCGCGGACGATGTCGGCGCGGCCGCCGTAGTTGACGGCCACGTTGAGGGTCAGGCGCTGGTTGTTTTCCGTGCGCTTCTCGGCGCGGCGCATGCCGTCGCGCAGCGCGGCGTTGAAGGCGGAGCGGTCGCCGATGAAACGGATCCGCACGCCGTGTTCGTCGAGTTCGCGCACTTCCCGGGTCAGGGCGCGCATGAACAGCTCGAGCAGCTGCTTGACCTCCATCGCCGGACGACGCCAGTTCTCGCTGGAAAAGGCGTACACGGTCATGTAGGGGATGCCGTGTCGGGCGATCGCCTCGACCGCCCGCCGCAGCGCATCGCTGCCGGCCTGGTGACCGTGCGATCGGGGCTTGCCCTGGCGGGCGGCCCAGCGGCCATTGCCGTCCATGACAATGGCCACGTGACGTGGCAATGGAGTCGAGGCAGTCACCGGCGTCAGATTTCCATCAGCTCCTTTTCCTTGACCGCAACCAGCTCATCGACCTTGCCCACGTGCTCGTCGGTGATCTGCTGGACCAGGGTCTCGCCCCGGCGGACATCGTCCTCGGTCAGTTCCTTTTCCTTCAGGAAGTCCTTGAGCTGCGAATTGGCGTCGCGACGGATGTTGCGGATCGCGACCTTGGCCTGCTCGCCTTCGGCGTGCACGACCTTGACCAGGCTGGCGCGGCGCTCTTCGGTCAGGGCCGGCAGGGGGACGCGGATATTGGCGCCCGAGGTCGCCGGGTTCAGGCCCAGATCGGAGGTCATGATGGCCTTCTCGATCTTGGCCACCATCGACTTGTCGAAGGGCACGACGCTGAGCGTGCGCGCGTCTTCGGCGTTGATGTTGGCCGCCTGGTTCAGCGGCACTTCCGAGCCGTAGTAGTCGACCGTGATGTGTTCGAGCAGGCTGGGATGGGCGCGGCCGGTCCGGATCTTGGCCAGTTCAACCTTGAGTGCTTCGACGCTCTTGCCCATCCGGGCCTGGGCGTCTTTCTGGATGTCGTTGAGCATGAACCACCTCGTGGTGCCGTCGGAATGTGGATAACTGGCGAATTGTAGCGGCACCGGCGCCCGGCTGCAGCCCGGCGGCGCGGAGAGGGTCAGCTGACCAGGGTGCCGACGCTTTCGCCGCGAATCAGTCGATCGAGATTGCCCGGCTGGTTCAGGTCGATGATGCGGATCGGCATCGACTGATCCCGACACAGCACGATGGCATTGGTGTCCATGACCGCCAGCTTGCGTTCGATCACCTCGTCGTAGCTGAGCTGTTCGTAGCGCTCGGCATCCGGGACCAGCTCGGGGTCGGCCGAGTAGATGCCATCGACCTTGGTGGCCTTGATCATCAGGTCGGCCCCGATCTCGATGGCGCGCAGGCTGGCGGCGGTGTCGGTGGTGAAGAAGGGGTTGCCGGTGCCGGCGGCGAAGATGACCGCGCGGTTCTTCTCCAGGTGGCGGACGGCACGCCGGCGGATGTAGTCCTCGCAGACCTCTCTGACCGAGATGGCCGACATGACGCGGGTCGTCACGCCGGCGCGCTCCAGCGCGTCCTGCAGTCCGAGGGCGTTCATCACCGTGGCCAGCATGCCCATGTGGTCGCCGGTGATCCGGTCGATGCCGGAGGCGGCCAGGCCCTTGCCGCGAAAGATGTTGCCGCCGCCGATGACGATGCCGATCTGGACGCCGGCATCGACCACCTCGGCCACCTCGCGCGCGATGCGCGAGCTGACCTTGGGATCGATGCCGTAATCCAGTTCGCCCAGGAGGGCTTCGCCGCTGACCTTCAGCAGAATGCGCCGAAACGTGGTCTTGCTCATGACTCTCCCCTCCTGGACTGGTTGCTGGATCAGCCGCCGCGCGCCTGCTGCATCACTTCGGCGGCGAAATCGCTTTCTTCCTTCTCGATGCCTTCACCGACTTCCATGCGAACGAAGCCGATCACCTTGGCGCCCTGCTTCTTGAGCAGCTCACCGACGGTCACATCGCCATCCTTGACGAAGGGCTGGCCGGTCAGGGTGATTTCGGCCAGGTGCTTCTTCAGGCGACCCTGCACCATCTTCTCGATGATATCAGCTGGCTTGCCGCTGTCGGCGGCCTGGGCAATGAGGATGTCCTTTTCCTTCTCCATCACCTCGGCGGGCACGTCTTCGGCATCCCGGAAGGCCGGGTTCAGCGCGGCCACGTGCATGGCGATGTCGCGCGCCAGGTCTTCGTTGCCGCCTTCCAGGCCGACCATCACGCCGATGCGGCCGCCGTGGATGTAGGTGCCGACCACGCCGTCGCCGGCTTCCATGTGCGCCAGACGGCGAACCTGGACGTTCTCGCCGACCTTGGCGACCAGCTGCTGGCGCGCGTCTTCGACGCTGCTGCCGCTGGCCATGGCAGTGGCGTTCAGGGCATCGACGTCGGCTGCATTGACGGCCAGCGTGGCGACTTCTTCGGCGAAGGCGCGGAAGTTGGAGTCCTTGGCCACGAAGTCGGTTTCGCTGTTGACCTCGACCAGCACGCTGCGACCGCCTTCGGTGGCGTCCAGCACCGCGCCTTCGGCGGCAACGCGAGCCGACTTCTTGTCGGCCTTGGCGAGACCGGACTTGCGCAGGTGTTCGATGGCGGCATCCATGTCACCGCCGGTCTCGACCAGCGCCTTCTTGCATTCCATCATCCCGGCGCCGGTGCGCTCGCGGAGTTCCTTGACTTGTGCTGCAGTAATGCTCATGGCGATTCTCTATCCAGATGTTCGTTGAAAGCTGCGGGCCGCGACCTGTCCGGGCGCTGCCCTTGAATCCAGGCGGTGGACCGGACGTCCACCGCCTCGTCCGAGTGGCCTTACTCGTCGTCGGCCGGCTTGGCGGCGGCCTTTTTCTTGGCGGCCTTCTTCTTCGAAGTCTTCTTCTTCTTCGGAGCTTCGGCAGCCTTTTCTTCCGTCGCGTCCTCGGCCTTCGCCTCGGCGGCCTCTTCAGCCGGGGCTTCTTCAGCTGCTTCAGCCTCTTCAGCCGGCTTGGCGGTGGCCTTCTTCTTGGCGGCCTTCTTGGTCACCTTGGAGGCGGTCTTCTTCTTGGCCGGGGCCGGCGTCTCGGTGGCCTCGACCGGGTTGCCATCGGCGTCCAGTTCGACGAACTCGTCCGCGTCACCGGCCGAAACCGGGGCGGAAGCACGGCCTTCGAGGATCGCGTCGGCGGCCAGCTGAGCGTAGAGGCGCACCGAGCGGATGGCGTCATCGTTGCCCGGAATCACGTAGTCGATGTTTTCCGGCGAGTGGTTGGTGTCGACCACGGCGACGACCGGAATGCCCAGCTTGCGGGCTTCGGCGACGGCGATCGACTCATGGCCCACATCGATGACGAACAGGGCGTCGGGCAGACCGTTCATGTTCTTGATGCCGCCCAGGCTGCGCTCGAGCTTGTCGCGCTCACGAGTCAGCTGCAGCACTTCCTTCTTGACCAGGCGGTCGAAGGAACCGTCGGTTTCCATCTGCTCGAGTTCCTTCAAGCGGTTGATGGACTGACGCACGGTGCGGAAGTTGGTCAGCATGCCGCCGAGCCAGCGGTGCGAGACGTAGGGGCTGTTGCTGCGCGCGGCCTCTTCGGCCACGGCCTGACCGGCAGCGCGCTTGGTGCCGACGAAAAGCACCGTGCCGCGACGGCTGGCCAGACGGCTCAGGAAGTCCAGCGACTCCTTCAGCAGGGGCAGGGTCTTTTCGAGGTTGATGATGTGGATCTTGCCACGGGCGCCGAAGATGAACTGCTCCATCTTGGGGTTCCAGTAGCGGGTCTGGTGACCGAAGTGCACGCCAGCTTCGAGCATCTGGCGCATGGTGACGTTAGGCATGATCTTGTCCTTCGCGATCGTGGACATGGCCGCCGCGACCCGTCGGCCGAGCTGGCCGGGATATCGGGTTCGAGATGCGACAGGCGCGATGTCCGGGGTTTAAGCCTCCGCCCGTCCCGGATCTGCGAACCGTTTCGATCCCATCCGATGGGCCAGCGTCGTGGCCATTCGAGAGGGATCTGGCGGCAACCCCGCGATCCTTGATGACGAGCGTGTGTTTTGTGATCGCCCGACCCCGCTGGGCCGAACAAATCCGGTCAAGTATAGCAGGTGGGTGCGCATCAATGGAAGCCTGGGCTGAGCTTCGGTGCGACCGGGCCTCCGGGCCGGGGACTCTTCTATAATCTGAGGCTCCTTCAGCCTGGCGCCCGCGCGCTTCATCAAGACCATGGTCGAACTGCTTTCCGCCTACCAATTCGTCGAGCTCGCCGACCTCCCGCTGCTGCGCGAGCGACTGAAGGTCCGGGCCGAGTCCGCCGGCCTCAAGGGCACGGTGCTGATCGCCCCCGAGGGCATCAACTTCAGTCTGGGTGGTGAGCGCGAGGCGCTCGATGCCTGGTTGGACTGGATCGCGACCGAGGTCGGTGTCGATGCGCCCGTATTGAACTGGCAGGCGGTCGAGGTGGTGCCCTTTCTGCGCCTGAAGGTCCGGATCCGTCCCGAAATCATCACCTTCGACCCGAGCCTGATTCCCGGGCGGGCCCCGACGGGCCGTTCGCTCAGCCCGCAGGATTGGCACGAGCTGCTCGGCCGCGCTGATGTGCAGCTGGTCGATACGCGCAATGACTACGAATACGCCCTGGGAACCTTCGAAGGCGCGGCGGACCCGGACATCGAGCGCTTTACCGAATTCGGAGACTGGGCCCTGGCCAACCTCGAGCCCGAGCGGCCCGTGGCGATGTTCTGCACGGGCGGTGTCCGTTGCGAGAAGGCCAGCGCCTGGCTGCTGGAACGCGGCTACCGCGAGGTCTACCAGCTCGATGGGGGCATCCTCAACTATCTGCGCGAGATTCCTGCCGAGCAGTCGCGCTGGGTCGGGGAGTGCTTCGTCTTCGACGATCGGGTCAGCGTCGACCATTCGATGCGCCCGACCGGACGACCGGTCTGCGCGGGCTGCCGACGGCCCGCCGAGGGTCTCGAGCCCGACGGCATGCCGCCCGTCGACGCATCGGGCCAGTGCCAACTGTGTTCCGAGCGCTTCGATGCCGCTCGTCTGTCCGGGCTGCG
Coding sequences:
- the uppS gene encoding polyprenyl diphosphate synthase, producing MTASTPLPRHVAIVMDGNGRWAARQGKPRSHGHQAGSDALRRAVEAIARHGIPYMTVYAFSSENWRRPAMEVKQLLELFMRALTREVRELDEHGVRIRFIGDRSAFNAALRDGMRRAEKRTENNQRLTLNVAVNYGGRADIVRAARRLAESVRAGQLRSEEIDESIFNQHLDLGDGPEPDLLIRTGGERRLSNFLLWQLAYTELYFTEVLWPDFSAEHVDEALRDFAGRDRRFGGLGQVQNA
- a CDS encoding rhodanese-related sulfurtransferase is translated as MVELLSAYQFVELADLPLLRERLKVRAESAGLKGTVLIAPEGINFSLGGEREALDAWLDWIATEVGVDAPVLNWQAVEVVPFLRLKVRIRPEIITFDPSLIPGRAPTGRSLSPQDWHELLGRADVQLVDTRNDYEYALGTFEGAADPDIERFTEFGDWALANLEPERPVAMFCTGGVRCEKASAWLLERGYREVYQLDGGILNYLREIPAEQSRWVGECFVFDDRVSVDHSMRPTGRPVCAGCRRPAEGLEPDGMPPVDASGQCQLCSERFDAARLSGLRERVRQIALARSRGEQHLGPQTTETDA
- the frr gene encoding ribosome recycling factor; the encoded protein is MLNDIQKDAQARMGKSVEALKVELAKIRTGRAHPSLLEHITVDYYGSEVPLNQAANINAEDARTLSVVPFDKSMVAKIEKAIMTSDLGLNPATSGANIRVPLPALTEERRASLVKVVHAEGEQAKVAIRNIRRDANSQLKDFLKEKELTEDDVRRGETLVQQITDEHVGKVDELVAVKEKELMEI
- the pyrH gene encoding UMP kinase, whose product is MSKTTFRRILLKVSGEALLGELDYGIDPKVSSRIAREVAEVVDAGVQIGIVIGGGNIFRGKGLAASGIDRITGDHMGMLATVMNALGLQDALERAGVTTRVMSAISVREVCEDYIRRRAVRHLEKNRAVIFAAGTGNPFFTTDTAASLRAIEIGADLMIKATKVDGIYSADPELVPDAERYEQLSYDEVIERKLAVMDTNAIVLCRDQSMPIRIIDLNQPGNLDRLIRGESVGTLVS
- the tsf gene encoding translation elongation factor Ts, which gives rise to MSITAAQVKELRERTGAGMMECKKALVETGGDMDAAIEHLRKSGLAKADKKSARVAAEGAVLDATEGGRSVLVEVNSETDFVAKDSNFRAFAEEVATLAVNAADVDALNATAMASGSSVEDARQQLVAKVGENVQVRRLAHMEAGDGVVGTYIHGGRIGVMVGLEGGNEDLARDIAMHVAALNPAFRDAEDVPAEVMEKEKDILIAQAADSGKPADIIEKMVQGRLKKHLAEITLTGQPFVKDGDVTVGELLKKQGAKVIGFVRMEVGEGIEKEESDFAAEVMQQARGG